The nucleotide sequence TGGCAGCTGGTGCAGACCGGCGCATCCGGGTCACCTTCTGCCAGCGCCTTGCCGTGCGCGCTGCTCGAAAACTTCTGCAGAATGCCTTCGTGGCAATCGCCGCAGGTGTCGATGACGTTCGCGACGCTGACCTTCGAGCGCGGGTCCTTGATCGCGGCGATCTCATGGCCACCATGGCAGTCGACGCAAGAGGGAGCGACCACCGTGCCCTTCTCCAGCAGCTTCGTGCCGTGAATGCTCTCCGCATAGTGCCGCGCCGCGCGCGGGTCGGCTTCAGCGCTCATCTTGTCCGCGAACAACGGGTTGTCGTGGCAGCGCGCGCAGGTGTTCGGCAGTCGTCGCTTGTTCACCAAGGAGCGCGGGTCCTTGGTCGGGAACACGTCGTGCGCACCGTGGCAGTCCTGGCAGCGCGCTGCGCCGTCCTTGCCCGAAAGGCGAGACTTTCCGTGCACGCTCTTGTCGTAGACGCCCTCGGATTTCTCGTGGCAGCCTCGACACTGAACGACGCCCTTGTATGCCTCCTCGGGTGACACACCTTCACGCGGCGTGTGGCAGTCGGAGCAATCGAGTTTGGCGTGGACCGACTGCTTCAGGATTTCCGGGCTGACGTCGTTCTCCCAGTCCACCTCGGTCACGAGTCGCGACTTGGATTCAGTCGCGGGAGTCCCTTGCGCAGGGCTCCCGCAACCGGTTGCGACCACGGTCAGGAGCACCAGTGCCCACTCAAACGGGCTGGTACGAAGTGCCTTTGCCATGGTGAGCCTCGTGCTCTTCTTCGGGTTGTTCTTCCGCACTGGCCTGCAGCGTCTCGAGCTCGGCCGGGTGCTCGTGCTTCATCTCCTCTTCCGTCATGTCACCGGTGGCCATCACCATGCTGACGCCATGGCCACTGGGCTTGAACGCGACGTGATACAGGTGCCAGACCAGGATTGACATCGATGCCAGCCATGCCTCGTACAGGTGGATGATGTCGGCGATGTCCCAGCCCCACTTGGGCAGCCAAGCCAAGGCGCCTTCCTCGAACCAGAGGATCAGGCCGGTCACGATCATCACGATCGATCCCCAGATCAGCGCCAAGTACTCGAACTTCTCCGCGTAGGTGAAGCGCGCGAAGAAGGCCGGCTTCACTGCGAAGCCCAGGTAGTACTTGATCTGTTGCCAGGCGTCGCGGGCGTCTTGCTTGCCCGGGATCATCGCCTTCAACTGACTGCGCCCGCGTCGAGTCGCGAACAGGTAGTACAGGTGATAGAGCGACGCGACCATGAAGGCAACTGCTGCCACGCGGTGCGCGTAGCCACGCGCCAGGAACCCGAACTGCGAGTTGAGTACCGGTTTCACCCAGAAGGCGTCCGGGTACTTCAACGCAAAGCCCGTGAAGACCAACACGCCGAAGGTGAGCACCAGCACCAGGTGCTGCACGCGCTCTCCCACCGTGAAGCGCTGATAGCGCTTCTTGCCCTTGCTCGCGCGATAGCGTTCGCGCAGCGTGGCGTAGTAGTCGAGGGCGTTGTGCAGGAACATGCCCGATAGGCTCACTGCGATGATGCCCAGATAGATCCAGCGCACCCAGTTCACTGCGGTGGCGCCCAGGGCCGCCTTGGACGCCGGCTCGTGGGCGCTGCCCTTGGCGAAGTTCGCACCCGCGCCAGGGTGACACTTGCCGCAGGTCTCAGGCAGATTCGCCGTGCTCACGCTGCTTCGCGGATCTGAGGGCGGCAGGATCTGATGCGCGCCGTGGCAGCTCGCGCAGTTGGCGACGGTGGTGTCGCCGAATTGGTCTGCCAGACCGTGAAAGGTCTTCTCGTAGCTCTCCACCTGTCCACTCGGCAGGCCGTACCGTCGATTGATGTACTCCGCCTTGTGGCACTGCGGGCAGGTCATCTTGCTCACGGTGCTCGCGTACACGCTGGACTTGGGATCCTCGTGGTCGCGAATGCCGTGGTCGCCGTGACAGTCAGTGCAGATCGGTGTGTCCGCACTGCCGCGCTTCAGCGCCTGTCCGTGCACGCCCGTGAGATACTCTTCCGCCATGCCTTCATGGCACTTGCCGCAGGTGGCCGGCAGGTTGGCGCGAGCCACCTTTGACTTCGCGTCGGCCTTGCCTCGCATGTCGTGGTTGCCGTGGCAGCTCACGCAAGTCGCCGACACCACCAGACCGTCCTTGGCCACGCCTTGCCAGTGGGCGCTCTGCAGGTATGTATCGAGCCGGAAGCCCGTCTTCTTGCCGTCCTTCTTGTCGTGGCACTCGGCGCACGTCTGCGGTTGGTTCTTCGCGTAGACGGAACTCTTCGGGTTCGTCTTCTTCAGCGTGTCGTGGGTGCCGTGGCAGTTGGAGCAGAGAACAGCCGCGGCGCCGTCTTTGGTCTTGGCGACGCCGTGGGCGCTGACTGCGAATTGCTTCTCTTCCTTCTCGTGGCAGCCGCCACACGTCGCCTTGGCCAACCCTTGCTTGCAGGAGTCACCCTTGGCGTCCGTGTGGCATTCCACGCAGGCCACGTCGGTGTGCACGGATTTGTCGTACGCACCCATGTCGATCGCGGCCTTGGCCGTGACCTTGTGTTGCTTCGCGTCGTGACAAGTGAGACACGCCGCGTTTTCGGGCGACGCCGCTTGCGCGGCGCCGGATACCAGAATCATCGCCAGTAGAGTGGGAATTGAGCGAGTCACGGCACACCTTCCTGTGCTTTGCTTCCGTCAGTTTGCGAAGAAGGCAGTGACCAAGCGCTGCCAGGTCTCTTCGTCCACCGTTGCGGACACGTCGCCAACGAGCTCGCCGCCGTCGGGCAGCGACGCAACCGGCATTCCGCCCTGCGCCAACATCACGAGGCGGTCCACCTCGTCACGCATCCAACGCATGGCCTTGCCACCGCGAGCCAGTTCCTTGAGGCCCTTGCCTACGGGAGCGATCTCGGCGATGAATCCACGACCGTAGGGGGAGCTGTTCACGGCGCGCGGCTCATGGGCCAGCACCGGGTTGACCTTGGTCACGGTTCCGGCAACGGGTGCGGACACCGGGATGGCCCGACCGTGTCGATGGATCGTCGCGATGACGTCGCCCGCCACCACCTCGTGTCCTTCGCTCACCGTTTCGACGGACTCGACGGGGCCGATGAGACGCTGCGCGAAGTCGTCGACGCCTACGACCACGCACTTCGGGGTGACCTTGCGCGCCCAAGTGTGGCCGCGCCAGAATTTCACGTCGGAGGGAACCTGGATCCCGCGAATCATCGCGATGATCGGTTCAGCCTTGGTGAACAGTGCGTAGCCCACGGTTCCGATCAGAGCTACGGGAGCAACCACCACGAACGCGAACTGGAACGCCAGCCCAAGTGCCGCGATCAGCGGCAGCGCTGCGAATACCAGCAGGGTGAGCCCCGCAACGATGAGGGTGTCTTTGAACGAGTAGGTGTTCTCTGTTGGGGTCGTCATGGCAGTCTCCTGTGCCGCTGCTGGTGCACCGGCCGTGCCAACGACCCCCGACGAAAAACACCACACGATTCCCGCCCATCCCCGCCGTCATCGCGCGCATGTGTTGAACTCCTCAACGGTAAGGGTGTTGAGAAGTTCTACAGCTCGGGCCGGACGGTGATCGGCCTAGTGCCGCGCGCGGCGAAGCCGTTAGCGGGCGCGTGCGAGGCGGACGGACACGGCGCTAGCGTTGCGCAACCCAAGCGGATGGGAAGGGAGCCGAAGCGCTAGCGTTGCGCAACGACGACGACGGGAACAGAGCCGCCGGGCCAAGTCCCTGCCAGCAGCGGAGCCAGTTCGACGGCGGGTGGCGCGTTGACCATGAGCAAGACGGGCTGGCCTTCGCTGTCGAGATCACGAGGCGCAGCGATGCGCTGGCAGGGCGCCACGCCGCTCGCAGCCACCGCAACCGTGCGAACACACAGCGCTCCGTCCCAATCACTGAGCGCTGGCGTAGTGCCCGGCACCTGGCCCATCAGCTCCATCGTCATGCCTTTGCTGGCCGGGCCGACGAAGCCTTGCAGACCCTGGCCCCGAAATCCCACCGTGAACGGGCGAAACCCTTGCGGGGGCTGTCGCGCTCCGAGCACGATCACGCATTCGGGTCCCGCGTTCTGACACACGGCTGCGAGCAGATCGCCGAAGCGCGCGCCATCTTGGAGCGAAGGTCCGGGCGCGCTAGTGGATGGCCCAGACCGCGGCCCGGGCCCAGCGCCACAACCGGCGATACCTGCCGTGAGCAAGAGCCCCAGGGTGAATCGTGTTGCGTGCGCGTAACTGGACGAAACCATCGTGGAACCTCGCCCAACCATGGCACCTCGAGACGGCGAGCGCAGGAACAGGTGATGCGCGGCTCGCCGCTACGAGCGAGGGGCGCTCACACGCTCGATGCGCATGTGGAAGGCCAAGGGCTCCCAACGCGGGACGAGCGAGAACGAAATCACCCCGATCGCGTCCAGCCAAACTCCGCATCCGGAAGCAGCCCATGGGTGGCACTGCGCTTCCAGGATCGCGTGTCGGGGCGCTCGGTCGTGATGACTAGTTCGGCCAGGCCAAGTTCCTTCGCGCGCGCTCGAGCTTGCTCGAGCAGCTGCATCGAGGTTCCACCGCTCGGTTCCGCGAAGAACCCGTACCCGAGAACGTGCACGCGCAGCATTTGATACGCCGCCTCGGCCGGATCCAGATTGAACTGTCGCTCGAACAGCTTGGCCACATCTGCCATCTTGGAGCGGTCATCGTTGAGGATGTAGATTCCCGTAGCTTTCGCGGATGCCGTTTTTGCTTCGGAGAGCGATAGGCGGAGTTCTTCGAGATCGAGGGACTCGAGGAGTTTCGCCGCGGACGTCCCCGGCATGACGCGAAGGCTCGCGAAGACGTCACACAAGTCGTACTCGCTCGCACGCCGACCCCGCGCCGACGCCTTGGCCTGGCCCAGTGCGAGGGCGAAATCGGGTGAGAACCGTACCTCGGTTTGCTCCTCCTGATGCGGTCCGAGTGGCGTGAGGTCCGGCCCCACTCTGGCGGCCACGCGGGGGTTCCTTCGAGCAGCGCGAAGGAAGTGGTCGATGGTGACCAAGCATGTGCCCTCGCGGTGCGCGGTCCACACTGCGAATCGGAGCACGATACCCAGTTCGGCTTCTGCCTCGAGCTGACGCTTGCCGACGATGTACCGCACCACCAAGTAGATGCAGAGCAGGCTCATGGTGCACAGCACCAACACGTTGACGATGTCTTCTGCGCTCGACGTGATCACTGGCGGCCCTTCCCAGGCTACCGGCGACTCACGACGTCGTCGACCCGTGGGCCGCTGGCGCAGCACTAGTTCATCGCGAAGGTCAGCCAGAATACGGGGCCAGTGCGGGAGGTGCCGTCGCGCAGTTGGCGCGTGCGGGTGCAACCGTTCACGGCGTCGGCCATCGCTCGGACGTCGGCAAAGGGAGCTGCGATGCCAGTCCGCAGGACGGCATGATCCAGCATCGGATCCTTGGGATCGCGATGTGCGCCGCTCGCTTTCCACATCTCGCACACTTTCGTCGCCAGGGCCGGATCCGTCGCGCGGAGCGTCTGCTCGCTGGTGGCGGCATTGCCCTGCATCCATGTCAGGCGCAAGCCGGACTCGTCCGTGCGCACGACGAAAACCGGCGAAGGCTCACGCGCCGGGGCCACGACTTCTTGCGGCGGGCCGGGCACTCGCGCGGAGAGATCGACGATGCGCTCGGGCTGACCGCCGGACTGGACGAGGATGTTCGGGAACCCGGCGTACGCCATGGTCTGAAACACGCTCTTGACCACGAGCAGAGGGGCGTCGTCCGCGACTCGCAGACCCGCTACACCTGGGAACCGTGCACGCGGATGCGCCATTCGCCAGCGGTCGCGCCATTGCTTCATCGCGATGAAGGCGCCGTCAACTCGTTGTAGCCGCTGCGAAGTCGTGACGGGTTCCGTGGAGTCGACCTTCTCCGTGCCTAGCATCACGTCAGAGCCCGAGACGACGACGATCGGCCAAGGGCCTGCGCTTGGTGCAGGCTCCGGAAGAGGTTGTGGGCGCAATGGCAGCGGGACCGTTGTAGGAGGCGATGACGCAGACGTCGCAGATGGCGATGTCGTGGGAGGCGACGACGGTGGTGCCGCCGACGGTGGTGCCGCCGATGATGACGGCGCGGAGTCCTTCTCCGTCGAGGGCGAAAAGATGATTGGATACGACACCGTCACGATGCCTGCTTCCGGCTCTGGGAACTTCAAAGCTTGAAACACGCTCTGCACGCAACTCGAGACGCTCTGCGGCAGGTCGCCCGTCGTCTTGGCGTTGCTCACGGTGCCGCTGCGGCTGATCACGAACTTGGTCGTTGCTCGCCCCGTCAGGTCCGGCTTCTTCGCAAGCTCGCGCTCGTAGCACTGGCGTAGACGGTCGTAGTTCACCCGCACGATGCGCTGGATCACCTCGGGTGGCAGGTGCCCGCTCACGTTCGTGGCGCCCATTCTCATTCCGCGCAGCTTCGGAGGCGGGCCACTGGAGCCGATCCCGATCATGCCCATCGTCACGTCGGGCTCGCGACTGGCGAGCGTCTCGTCGATCTCGCTCACGGCGCGCACTAGCCTGGCCTGCAAGATCTCGTCGGGTGTCACCTTCGCGCCTGTAGCTGCGACTGGAGTCTCTTGCGCCTGCGGCATGGCCGTCGTCGTCGATGCTGACGGCGCGCTGGTTGCCTTCGTTCGCGTGCAACCCATGAGCACGATTGCCGCTCCCGTCCAGCAGCGGATCATCGACGTCTTCCCCATCGCTCTCGACCCTAGCATTCCGTCCTCAGCCGCACGAGTCGCGGTAGCCTACGGCATGACGAAGCGCGGTGGGGTGGTGGCGGTGCTAATGCTGGCATCTTGCGGTGGTCATGTCGCGGATCAAAATCCTGGCGCTTCGGTAGGCACTGGCGGGGTCGTTGGGATCGGCGGCTTCACCGCAGCCGGTGGCTCATCCGCGGCTGCGGCGACCGGCGGGTTTGGTGCCGTCTTCGACGAGCCCTGGGACCCGGGCACTGCGGGACCGCCGAAACCCGAAGAGCTGTGCGCGATGAATGGGATCTCGGTGCCACCGGCGTGCACACTCGACGAAATGGGCTACCGACTCGCTCGCCGCTGGTGGCATTGCTCCGGCGAGTTCGTCTTCGACACGGACGATTCCGTTGGGATCGAGATCACCGAGGAGGGTCACTGGTATCTACTCGTACTCGACGCTGCGGGTGCCATCGTGCGAGGCAGTGGTCCGAGCCACCAGGGAACTTGGGAGATGTCTCTTCCGCTTTCGCCCGGTGACGACTGCTTCATCCAAGTGGAGTTCCATCAAACCGGGATGCTCTTTTCTTCGCCCCAGTTTTCCAAACATCCGACCCGCGTGAACCTCAACACCGGCGGAGACGGCGGCGCTCCCGTGTACATCGCGATTCCCTAGCGCCGGGCGCAAACTCATTCGCACAACGGGACCCAGCTCAGCCGCCGGGTGCGAGGTGCGCCTCCGACTCTGGCGCGGGCTTGTGATCGAATGGCGCGATGGGCATCCCTCGCTGATGCCAACCTTCGCGGTATGAAGTCCCTGCGTTGGATTGCTTTCAGCATGGTTTTCGGCGCGACGGCTGCTTCGTGCGGCGGCGGCGGTTCGAGCGGCGGTGGTGCGGGTGGCGTTGGCGCCACGGGCGCTACCGGCGCGATGGGTGGGGCGGCCGCCGTGGGCGGAACTGGCGCCACCGGCGGCAACCCGGACGAGCTGCCTTGGGAAGATCCGGCGGGTGACGCGCCGCTGCTCGATCTTCCATCCTCCGCCACCGACGCGGCCAACTCGATAGTGGACGCGCCCACGTTGGCGCAAGCCATCGCCGCTGTGCAAGCCGTGTTGAAGAAGGGCGGTGTCGGGGTCGTGGACAAAGACTCGGTGGTTTCCAGTGGTGACGCGCCGGCTGCCACCGCGCACGTCCAGCTCGTCACTCTCGGAGACATCTCGGTCGAAGCATGGAAGCGGCGCAACGTCGCCACGCTGACGGCGACGGAGATGGGATATCTGTTCGCACAAGCCGGCATGACGGTGCCCGACGGGAAGACCAGCGGGCAAGTCGTGGTCGAAGCCCTCGCGGCGTGGACGCAGGCCGCGCTGGCCAAGCCCGACGATCCGACGGCCTTCGCCGTTCTATTCATCGCGGCCAACAACCAATTGCAGTCGCCGCGGGCGAATCTGTCTTTGGTCGACCAAGATCCAGATCTGGTTCGCTTCTCGCTCTTGGACCTGGAGTTGTTCTCCGCGGCGTTCGATCGCATCGCGACCTCCGATCCGGCACCCGTTGCAGGAGCCACCGGGCCGTGCTCCATCGCTAGTTCCAGCTACGGCCAGTGGGACCAAGTGATCAAGATCGGCACGAACGAAGCGGCTGATCACGTCGTCGGAAAGGCCATCGAAAAGGTGGGCGGTAGCGCCGCGGGCGGCATTTCGAAGGGCCTGTCCGTGGTGAAGATCGGCACCAAGCTGTGGAAGTTTGCGCAGCTGATGCGCTACGGCACGCTGGAGCTGACTCTCGACAGCGAAGATCCGACCGACAAGCCTTTGCCTTCCGACGCAACCAAGCTTGGCAAGGTGACGGCCCACGGTGGCGTCGACAAGCAGGCCTATGACGAGCTGGCAAAGTGGAA is from Polyangiaceae bacterium and encodes:
- a CDS encoding glycine cleavage system protein H encodes the protein MTTPTENTYSFKDTLIVAGLTLLVFAALPLIAALGLAFQFAFVVVAPVALIGTVGYALFTKAEPIIAMIRGIQVPSDVKFWRGHTWARKVTPKCVVVGVDDFAQRLIGPVESVETVSEGHEVVAGDVIATIHRHGRAIPVSAPVAGTVTKVNPVLAHEPRAVNSSPYGRGFIAEIAPVGKGLKELARGGKAMRWMRDEVDRLVMLAQGGMPVASLPDGGELVGDVSATVDEETWQRLVTAFFAN
- a CDS encoding cytochrome c3 family protein; this encodes MTRSIPTLLAMILVSGAAQAASPENAACLTCHDAKQHKVTAKAAIDMGAYDKSVHTDVACVECHTDAKGDSCKQGLAKATCGGCHEKEEKQFAVSAHGVAKTKDGAAAVLCSNCHGTHDTLKKTNPKSSVYAKNQPQTCAECHDKKDGKKTGFRLDTYLQSAHWQGVAKDGLVVSATCVSCHGNHDMRGKADAKSKVARANLPATCGKCHEGMAEEYLTGVHGQALKRGSADTPICTDCHGDHGIRDHEDPKSSVYASTVSKMTCPQCHKAEYINRRYGLPSGQVESYEKTFHGLADQFGDTTVANCASCHGAHQILPPSDPRSSVSTANLPETCGKCHPGAGANFAKGSAHEPASKAALGATAVNWVRWIYLGIIAVSLSGMFLHNALDYYATLRERYRASKGKKRYQRFTVGERVQHLVLVLTFGVLVFTGFALKYPDAFWVKPVLNSQFGFLARGYAHRVAAVAFMVASLYHLYYLFATRRGRSQLKAMIPGKQDARDAWQQIKYYLGFAVKPAFFARFTYAEKFEYLALIWGSIVMIVTGLILWFEEGALAWLPKWGWDIADIIHLYEAWLASMSILVWHLYHVAFKPSGHGVSMVMATGDMTEEEMKHEHPAELETLQASAEEQPEEEHEAHHGKGTSYQPV
- a CDS encoding AgmX/PglI C-terminal domain-containing protein gives rise to the protein MTPDEILQARLVRAVSEIDETLASREPDVTMGMIGIGSSGPPPKLRGMRMGATNVSGHLPPEVIQRIVRVNYDRLRQCYERELAKKPDLTGRATTKFVISRSGTVSNAKTTGDLPQSVSSCVQSVFQALKFPEPEAGIVTVSYPIIFSPSTEKDSAPSSSAAPPSAAPPSSPPTTSPSATSASSPPTTVPLPLRPQPLPEPAPSAGPWPIVVVSGSDVMLGTEKVDSTEPVTTSQRLQRVDGAFIAMKQWRDRWRMAHPRARFPGVAGLRVADDAPLLVVKSVFQTMAYAGFPNILVQSGGQPERIVDLSARVPGPPQEVVAPAREPSPVFVVRTDESGLRLTWMQGNAATSEQTLRATDPALATKVCEMWKASGAHRDPKDPMLDHAVLRTGIAAPFADVRAMADAVNGCTRTRQLRDGTSRTGPVFWLTFAMN